In one Arthrobacter jinronghuae genomic region, the following are encoded:
- a CDS encoding helix-turn-helix domain-containing protein, which translates to MEDQWRGLLYPARLPAFHRLPPPDALRDRLRWVWIPEWDLAPGKVSRQEVLPFPALNLVVQPEGVSLSGPATRRSFRDLAGQGWAVGMLLRPAAVPVFTDDPGSLRDAEIPFHAPDLHAAVTAAMSCGTGGQGNSDDDDGARRQEWLTGHRRAASIAAEWLEARVPVPTAEAEAANRLEDLIQSDRELIRVDQAAQQLGVSVRSLQRLARRFVGLPPLAMIRRYRLQEAAERLRENSEISIADVAADLGYADHAHLANAFREVLGFTPSGYRHSAAL; encoded by the coding sequence ATGGAGGACCAGTGGCGCGGGCTGCTTTATCCCGCCCGGCTGCCGGCGTTCCACCGGTTGCCCCCGCCGGACGCGCTCCGGGACCGCTTGCGCTGGGTCTGGATTCCGGAATGGGACCTGGCACCCGGCAAGGTGTCCCGGCAGGAGGTCCTTCCGTTCCCGGCCCTGAACCTGGTGGTGCAGCCGGAGGGTGTCAGTCTTTCCGGTCCCGCCACGCGGCGTTCCTTCCGCGATTTGGCGGGGCAGGGCTGGGCTGTCGGGATGCTGCTGCGTCCCGCCGCCGTACCGGTCTTTACCGATGACCCGGGCAGCCTCCGCGACGCTGAAATCCCGTTCCACGCCCCGGACCTGCATGCCGCGGTTACGGCCGCCATGAGCTGCGGCACTGGGGGACAGGGGAACAGTGACGACGACGACGGCGCCCGCCGCCAGGAGTGGTTAACCGGGCACCGCCGTGCAGCATCGATAGCCGCCGAGTGGCTGGAAGCCCGCGTCCCGGTACCAACAGCCGAAGCCGAAGCGGCCAACCGGTTGGAGGACCTGATCCAATCCGACCGGGAACTGATCCGGGTTGATCAGGCAGCCCAACAGCTCGGCGTCTCGGTCCGGAGCCTGCAGCGCCTGGCGCGCCGGTTTGTGGGCCTGCCGCCGCTGGCGATGATCCGCCGCTACCGGCTGCAGGAGGCAGCGGAACGGCTGCGTGAAAACAGTGAAATCTCCATTGCCGATGTCGCCGCGGATCTCGGTTACGCCGACCACGCCCATCTGGCCAACGCGTTCCGGGAGGTCCTGGGCTTCACCCCGAGCGGGTACCGGCACTCTGCGGCCCTGTAA
- a CDS encoding LacI family DNA-binding transcriptional regulator, producing the protein MNSNARGYGRTVTSRDVAELAGVSQATVSRLLAGSGKVSATTQAKVHAAMETLGYVPHAGAKAMKTMRTNTIGVVVADLTNPFYSEVLDELSRELTAAGFRVVIWNASGGSHQDALQAIRERAVDGVIFTTATADSVELQAAVEQESPIVLINRVVEGLDCDQVSSSNLHGGAIVADYLLEHSKTRVAFIGGTNQASTSRDRGRGFLSRMEELGHPVPDHFRFYGEFSHDRGAHIVNRLLSRADRPDAVFCANDYMAFGALDALRANGLSAPEDCWVIGYDDVDMAGWDSFSLTTVRQPSREMARIGARLLVERINTPGLPSRQVNFPCDLIVRGSTGHQPIC; encoded by the coding sequence ATGAATTCGAACGCGAGGGGATATGGCAGAACGGTGACCAGCCGAGACGTCGCCGAGCTGGCCGGTGTTTCACAAGCCACGGTCTCCCGTCTGTTGGCCGGCTCCGGGAAGGTATCCGCAACCACGCAGGCCAAAGTCCACGCGGCGATGGAAACCCTCGGCTATGTGCCCCATGCGGGGGCAAAGGCCATGAAAACGATGCGGACGAACACCATCGGAGTGGTCGTTGCAGATCTGACTAATCCTTTCTATTCAGAAGTTTTGGATGAACTCAGCCGTGAACTCACCGCTGCGGGCTTCCGAGTCGTCATATGGAATGCAAGTGGTGGAAGCCACCAGGACGCGTTGCAAGCCATCCGGGAACGTGCTGTTGACGGCGTTATTTTCACCACGGCCACAGCGGACTCCGTGGAGCTGCAGGCCGCCGTGGAGCAGGAAAGTCCCATCGTCCTGATAAACCGCGTGGTTGAAGGCTTGGATTGCGACCAGGTATCCAGCAGCAACCTGCACGGGGGCGCAATCGTTGCCGACTACCTGCTGGAGCACAGCAAAACCCGGGTGGCTTTTATCGGGGGAACCAACCAAGCCAGCACCTCCCGCGACCGAGGGCGGGGTTTTCTGAGCAGAATGGAAGAACTCGGGCATCCGGTTCCTGACCATTTCCGCTTCTACGGCGAGTTTTCCCACGACCGAGGCGCCCATATCGTCAATCGGCTGCTATCCCGCGCCGACCGGCCCGACGCCGTTTTCTGCGCCAACGACTACATGGCCTTCGGTGCCCTTGACGCTCTTCGCGCCAACGGGCTTTCCGCCCCGGAAGACTGCTGGGTCATCGGCTACGACGACGTCGACATGGCAGGCTGGGACTCCTTCAGCCTGACCACGGTCCGGCAGCCCAGTAGGGAAATGGCCCGGATCGGTGCCCGATTGCTGGTGGAGCGCATCAACACCCCTGGACTACCGTCACGGCAGGTGAATTTTCCCTGCGATTTGATTGTCCGCGGCAGCACCGGGCATCAGCCGATCTGTTAG
- a CDS encoding MFS transporter has translation MSVPGTTAPPAIDPKMRRRALVSSVLGSCIEWYDFYVYGVAAAIILNTQFFPSVTPFTGILLSFSTYAIGFAARPIGGFIFAHFGDRLGRKKMLMITLGLMGGGTFLIGCLPNFAAIGIAAPILLVLLRIVQGIGVGGEWGGAALMATEYAPAERRGFFGSWPQIGVPVGTLLANGAFFIMAGTFDPEAFAAWGWRIPFLFSVVLVALSFYIRSKVDESPAFEEIKRKGDIEKLPVVKVIQTKPVTILKVIMMRFAENANYYIYTTFLLAYAPAILLGNNTVLLATMIMAGLGVFSIPLWGWVSDRWGRRYTVLAGALTMMLMAFPFFWAVQTGEFLMVLLVLILTCNVGRDLCYSVEPAYFTELFEPKLRYSGASVGPQVAAVFAGGFAPLIATALIGPDFDRYWLVALYMIFTSLITVVGVLWAPETAPRVRMRRGLTPEYDATATR, from the coding sequence ATGAGTGTCCCCGGGACCACAGCCCCACCCGCCATTGATCCGAAAATGCGCCGACGGGCGCTCGTTTCGTCCGTACTCGGAAGCTGCATCGAGTGGTACGACTTCTACGTTTACGGTGTTGCGGCTGCAATCATCCTCAACACTCAGTTCTTCCCTTCCGTGACCCCTTTCACGGGAATCCTCCTGTCCTTCAGCACATACGCCATCGGCTTTGCAGCACGTCCGATCGGCGGCTTCATCTTTGCCCACTTCGGTGACCGGCTTGGGCGCAAGAAGATGCTGATGATCACGCTGGGCCTGATGGGCGGCGGAACCTTCCTTATCGGCTGCCTCCCTAACTTTGCGGCGATCGGTATTGCCGCCCCCATCCTGCTGGTGCTCCTGCGCATCGTCCAGGGCATTGGGGTCGGCGGGGAGTGGGGCGGCGCCGCGCTGATGGCTACCGAATACGCGCCGGCAGAGCGCAGGGGCTTCTTCGGGTCCTGGCCGCAGATCGGGGTTCCGGTGGGAACCCTGTTGGCGAACGGCGCCTTCTTCATCATGGCCGGCACCTTCGACCCCGAGGCCTTCGCCGCTTGGGGATGGCGCATACCGTTCCTCTTCTCCGTGGTGCTGGTTGCCCTCTCCTTCTACATCCGCAGCAAGGTGGACGAATCGCCTGCCTTCGAGGAGATCAAGCGCAAGGGGGACATCGAGAAGCTCCCGGTCGTGAAGGTCATCCAGACCAAGCCCGTCACCATCCTGAAGGTCATCATGATGCGGTTCGCGGAGAACGCGAACTACTACATCTACACGACCTTCCTCCTGGCCTATGCGCCGGCAATCCTGCTCGGTAACAACACCGTCCTTTTGGCCACCATGATCATGGCGGGTCTGGGCGTCTTCTCCATCCCGCTCTGGGGCTGGGTTTCCGACCGGTGGGGCCGCCGGTACACGGTCCTGGCAGGCGCACTGACCATGATGCTGATGGCATTCCCCTTCTTCTGGGCCGTGCAGACGGGTGAATTCCTGATGGTCCTGCTGGTACTGATCCTTACCTGCAATGTGGGCCGAGACCTTTGCTACTCCGTCGAACCGGCGTATTTCACCGAGCTGTTCGAACCGAAGCTCCGGTATTCGGGCGCATCGGTGGGGCCGCAGGTTGCCGCGGTCTTCGCTGGAGGCTTTGCGCCGCTGATCGCCACCGCGCTTATCGGCCCGGACTTCGACCGCTATTGGCTCGTCGCCCTGTACATGATCTTCACTTCCCTCATCACCGTCGTCGGCGTCCTTTGGGCACCCGAAACAGCCCCGCGGGTCCGGATGCGCCGGGGACTCACGCCGGAATACGACGCAACCGCTACCCGGTAG
- a CDS encoding SDR family NAD(P)-dependent oxidoreductase, translating to MKLQLEGKAVLVTGAARGLGRAIADGLAECGATVYGTSRDAGTAQEIGQRYGTPPLVLDVARIEGIGAFVDELQERSGGLDLLVNNAGVNIPRPALEVTQEQWDTVLDTNLKGIFFLTQAVARHWIAKGSPGAVVNVASQAGIVAIEERAAYGASKAALIHLTKVLALEWASAGIRVNAVAPTFVRTELLESTLSRPEWAAELLSRIPMGRFGEPEEIAGAVAFLMSDAASLITGHTLPIDGGYTIR from the coding sequence GTGAAACTGCAGTTGGAGGGAAAAGCTGTCCTGGTAACGGGAGCTGCCCGCGGACTCGGCAGGGCCATCGCTGACGGCCTTGCCGAGTGCGGTGCAACTGTTTACGGAACCAGCCGTGACGCCGGGACTGCCCAGGAAATCGGCCAGCGTTACGGGACCCCGCCTCTGGTCCTGGACGTGGCCCGGATCGAGGGGATAGGGGCTTTCGTAGACGAGTTGCAGGAGCGCAGCGGCGGGCTGGACCTGCTGGTCAATAATGCAGGCGTGAACATTCCGCGGCCCGCGTTGGAGGTTACCCAGGAGCAGTGGGACACGGTCCTGGACACGAACCTGAAAGGGATCTTCTTCCTCACCCAAGCCGTCGCGAGGCACTGGATTGCAAAGGGGTCTCCCGGCGCCGTCGTCAACGTAGCCTCGCAGGCAGGAATCGTAGCGATCGAGGAGCGGGCCGCATACGGGGCGAGCAAGGCAGCGTTGATCCACCTGACCAAAGTGCTGGCACTGGAATGGGCTTCCGCCGGTATCCGGGTGAATGCCGTGGCTCCCACGTTTGTGCGAACAGAGTTACTGGAATCAACGCTCAGCCGGCCGGAATGGGCTGCTGAGCTGCTCTCCCGAATTCCAATGGGCCGCTTCGGTGAGCCCGAAGAAATCGCCGGGGCAGTGGCCTTCCTGATGAGTGACGCCGCGTCGCTCATCACCGGGCACACCCTGCCTATCGACGGCGGCTACACCATCCGCTGA
- a CDS encoding VOC family protein: MPSNMNPYLNFRDNAAEAMSFYQDVFGGTLESSTFAEMNMSDDPSEANKIMHSTLTTDSGFVLMASDTPNAMAGPESVAPDSSNGYAIALSGDNSDELRGYWDKLLDGGQMTLPLEKAPWGDVFGMVTDRFGTSWMISIETEDS; encoded by the coding sequence ATGCCCTCGAACATGAACCCGTACCTCAACTTCCGGGACAACGCTGCGGAAGCGATGTCCTTCTACCAGGACGTCTTCGGCGGCACCCTGGAAAGCTCCACATTCGCGGAAATGAACATGTCCGACGATCCGTCCGAGGCAAACAAGATCATGCACTCGACGCTCACCACGGACAGCGGTTTTGTGCTGATGGCCTCGGATACGCCCAACGCGATGGCCGGGCCGGAAAGCGTGGCCCCTGATTCCAGCAACGGCTATGCCATTGCACTGAGCGGCGACAACAGCGACGAGCTGCGCGGCTACTGGGACAAGCTGCTCGACGGCGGCCAGATGACCCTGCCGCTGGAAAAGGCACCCTGGGGTGATGTGTTCGGCATGGTGACCGACCGGTTCGGGACCAGCTGGATGATCAGCATCGAGACTGAGGACTCCTAG
- a CDS encoding VOC family protein yields MTSTDNTTSDKTTAGLTGEHTTGGIPHGATSLTPFLTVPDARNAIAFYREVFGGRVVDVTEMDGVVVHADLDFGMGRLQLGEPNPAFGLVLPPEGDNDCYSLGLYCADADQTVTRAAAAGAVIREPLTTFVSGDRFASIRDPFGVRWSVMSRVEDLSEEESAHRVAEWAATQSGGGS; encoded by the coding sequence ATGACATCCACAGACAACACCACTTCAGACAAAACCACAGCCGGCCTCACCGGTGAACACACCACCGGCGGGATCCCGCACGGCGCCACCAGCCTGACCCCGTTCCTGACCGTACCGGATGCCCGAAACGCCATCGCGTTTTACCGTGAGGTGTTCGGGGGCCGGGTGGTGGACGTAACCGAGATGGACGGCGTCGTGGTGCACGCCGACCTCGACTTCGGAATGGGCCGGCTGCAGCTGGGCGAGCCCAATCCGGCTTTCGGGCTGGTACTACCACCGGAAGGGGACAACGACTGCTACTCGCTCGGGCTCTACTGCGCCGATGCGGACCAGACCGTCACGCGCGCGGCGGCGGCCGGTGCCGTTATCCGCGAACCACTGACAACCTTTGTCTCGGGAGACCGCTTCGCCAGTATCCGCGACCCGTTCGGGGTCCGCTGGTCAGTGATGTCCCGGGTTGAGGACCTCTCCGAAGAGGAGAGCGCCCACCGGGTCGCGGAGTGGGCGGCAACGCAATCCGGCGGAGGGAGCTGA
- a CDS encoding 3-hydroxyacyl-CoA dehydrogenase family protein — protein sequence MGITQRIDAVAVVGAGYMGGGIAQVIALHGYRVTLGDVDGDAAEAARVRLTEQARQFEDRGLFPPGAAELIAANLTAAPSVEKAVAEADYIVEAVPENPALKSTILARISAAAPESSIIGTNTSAIPIAELADSVQAPARLLGVHWMNPAPFIPGVEIIPGPETAAEAVDLAEEFITGLGKTAARVADTPGFVANRLQFALYKEALRLVEEGVATPTQIDAVVSNSFGFRLALFGPFAIGDMAGLDVYESSYRSLEKAYGERLAAPDSLRAAVADGNLGLKTGRGFLEIDPTDRQALLAYRDTAYARLSELRAELGKAPGL from the coding sequence ATGGGCATTACACAGAGGATCGACGCCGTCGCAGTTGTCGGAGCCGGTTATATGGGCGGCGGCATTGCGCAGGTCATTGCCCTGCACGGCTACCGCGTCACGCTGGGGGACGTCGACGGCGACGCCGCCGAAGCAGCACGGGTCCGCCTTACGGAACAGGCACGGCAGTTCGAGGACCGCGGACTGTTTCCGCCCGGCGCTGCCGAACTTATCGCCGCCAACCTCACCGCAGCACCGAGCGTGGAAAAGGCAGTGGCCGAAGCCGACTACATAGTCGAGGCAGTACCCGAAAACCCGGCACTAAAGTCGACAATCCTGGCTCGGATTTCGGCGGCGGCCCCGGAGAGCAGCATCATCGGCACCAATACGTCCGCCATACCGATTGCTGAGTTGGCAGACTCCGTACAGGCACCGGCGCGGCTCCTGGGGGTGCACTGGATGAATCCTGCGCCCTTCATCCCCGGTGTCGAAATCATTCCCGGCCCCGAGACAGCGGCCGAAGCCGTAGACCTCGCGGAAGAATTTATTACCGGCCTGGGAAAGACTGCGGCCCGGGTCGCTGATACCCCGGGATTCGTTGCCAATCGGCTGCAGTTCGCGCTGTATAAGGAGGCGCTTCGCCTGGTTGAAGAAGGCGTCGCCACACCCACGCAGATTGACGCCGTAGTCAGCAACAGCTTCGGTTTCCGGTTGGCGCTTTTCGGTCCTTTCGCCATCGGCGACATGGCCGGCCTGGACGTGTATGAATCCTCCTACCGTTCCTTGGAGAAGGCATACGGCGAGCGGTTAGCTGCGCCTGACAGCCTTCGCGCCGCCGTCGCGGACGGGAATCTGGGCCTCAAGACCGGCCGTGGATTCCTGGAGATCGACCCGACGGACCGACAGGCGCTTCTCGCTTACCGCGATACCGCCTACGCCCGTCTTTCAGAGCTGAGAGCCGAGTTGGGGAAGGCCCCGGGCCTGTAA
- the hisD gene encoding histidinol dehydrogenase produces the protein MTADTETSSVFSEMLKEPAELSTSRGSTPEVRATVEGVLADVRQRGDEAVREYSQKFDKYAPDSFLLSKEQLEEIVARVPEQVIEDIKFVQEQVRFMAQKQLESLSDFEIETMPGVLLGQKNIPIEAVGAYIPGGKYPLLASAHMTIVTAKVAGVERVAACTPLIQGEVPDATVAAMYLAGADEIYLLGGIQAVAAMAIGTESIKPVNMLAGPGNAFVAEAKRQLFGEVGIDLFAGPTEVLIVADEHADPFIVAVDLLSQAEHGPDSPAVLITTSEELGRKVIDHIDTLLVDMPTRDFAAPAWRDWGAVHVVKNLDDAYALADEYAYEHVQILTAAPREALEKMHNYGALFLGEGTCVSYGDKVIGTNHVLPTRGAARYTGGLWVGKYLRTVTYQEVVNEESSAFFGELCGRAARVERFEGHARSGDVRAAKYRGTSLDWSDHTFTS, from the coding sequence ATGACCGCTGATACCGAAACCAGTTCAGTTTTCTCCGAGATGCTCAAGGAACCGGCTGAGCTGAGTACGTCCCGGGGCAGCACCCCGGAGGTGCGCGCCACTGTGGAAGGCGTGCTTGCGGACGTCCGCCAACGCGGCGACGAGGCGGTACGTGAGTACTCGCAGAAGTTTGATAAGTACGCACCGGATTCCTTCCTTCTCAGCAAGGAGCAGTTGGAAGAGATCGTTGCCCGGGTGCCGGAGCAGGTCATTGAGGACATTAAATTTGTCCAGGAACAGGTCCGCTTCATGGCGCAGAAGCAGCTCGAATCACTTTCGGATTTCGAAATCGAAACCATGCCGGGCGTCCTCTTGGGTCAGAAGAACATTCCCATCGAGGCTGTCGGTGCCTATATTCCCGGCGGCAAGTACCCCCTGCTGGCCAGTGCCCACATGACCATCGTTACCGCCAAGGTTGCCGGCGTGGAACGGGTGGCTGCGTGCACGCCCCTCATTCAAGGCGAGGTCCCGGACGCCACGGTTGCAGCCATGTACCTGGCTGGTGCGGACGAGATCTACCTGCTCGGAGGCATCCAGGCTGTGGCCGCGATGGCCATCGGTACCGAGAGCATCAAGCCGGTCAACATGCTGGCCGGACCGGGGAACGCCTTCGTGGCGGAAGCAAAGCGGCAGCTCTTCGGCGAGGTGGGCATTGACCTCTTTGCCGGCCCCACGGAGGTCTTGATCGTCGCGGATGAACACGCTGATCCCTTCATTGTCGCCGTCGATCTTCTCTCCCAGGCTGAGCACGGCCCGGATTCACCGGCTGTGCTGATTACCACCAGCGAGGAGCTGGGACGCAAGGTGATCGACCATATCGACACCCTGCTGGTAGATATGCCCACCCGTGACTTTGCTGCTCCTGCCTGGCGGGACTGGGGCGCCGTGCATGTGGTCAAGAATCTCGATGACGCGTATGCGCTTGCTGACGAATACGCATACGAACACGTACAGATTCTGACGGCTGCCCCCCGGGAGGCTCTCGAGAAGATGCACAACTACGGAGCATTGTTCCTGGGCGAGGGCACCTGCGTGTCTTACGGAGACAAGGTAATCGGTACGAACCATGTTCTCCCCACCCGAGGCGCCGCCCGGTACACCGGCGGACTCTGGGTAGGGAAGTACCTGCGCACCGTCACGTACCAGGAGGTCGTGAACGAAGAATCCAGCGCTTTCTTCGGCGAACTTTGCGGCCGCGCGGCGCGGGTCGAACGTTTTGAGGGCCATGCCCGGTCAGGTGACGTTCGGGCCGCCAAGTACCGCGGCACCTCGCTGGACTGGTCCGACCACACCTTCACCAGCTAG